A region of the Yarrowia lipolytica chromosome 1C, complete sequence genome:
TGCTCTTTGTCGTGACCGTAAGCCTTGGTACCATAATGGCCGTTGATACAGATGATATCCTGAGGTCGGTATTCCTGCTTGCCCGACAAAAAGACCTTGAGGATCTTTTTGTTACCCTCGGCGGACCGGCCCTGGGCACCAATGGAAGTGCCGGAGATACGGGGAGTCATGGCGTTTCCCCCGCTGTACTTGTTTCGCATGGTTCTCCAGGGGTGGTATTTGGGGGCAGGCTGGAGAAACCAGACGTCTCCGCCGTATGCTCGGATCTTGCCAGACTTGAGGGCTTTGGCAATGTCCTCGGTGACGCAGATGGCTCCTCGGGCGGTGTTGACGAGCCAGACTCCGTCCTTCATGTGGGAGAAGAGCACTTTGTTGAAGAGACCCTTGGTGGAGGTGTGAAGGGGACAATTGATGGTAACAGCGTCACAGAGAGAAagcatcttctccagagactcgacTTGTCGGCATCCAATTTCCTTCTCGACGTTGGCAGGCATGGGCTGGTAGTCGTAGTAGAGGAGCTCCAAGGGGTTGAAGGGTGCAAGTCTCTTCAGGACTCGCTGCCACCAGAAATGATCTGCTCGTGGGCAGCGACAAGTTTCGgaccagcaccagcatgGTCATAACAACGTTCTCAGCAACGGACTGGACGTTGAAGCCGGTGACCTCGAGTACGGCAATGTCTCGGGCGTTGGCTGCGTCAATATTGGCGTGGTCCGAGCCGACACCGGCGGTGATGTAGATCTTGAGCCTCTTGGCCTTGTTAATTtactccttgttgatgtagCCGGGGTGGAAGGGGGTGGTGATAACTACGTCGGcgtcgacaatctccttgtcgaaAACGGAGTCGGCTGTCCTTCAAAGAGTTGGTAACGAGAGTGTGGTCCTGTTACTCTAGCCAGTCTCAAATACCGAGCTCGTTCTCGGTGCATCCAAGGAGCTTGAGCTGGCGTGGGAGGACAAGGACTTTCATAttggtggtgtttgtgaGTAGATAGGAATAGAGAGGATTTGGGGTCCTTTTTATTGTCATGATCACCATCTGGAGCCCTCCTTGAGGTGTTCAACTTGCAAGCCAGCGGGTGTTTCGACGGCTGTGGTGCGACTCGCTTATTTTCTCGCTAAGAACCAGAGGCTCGATCGTGAGTTCTAGCGGGGCTCCAATATAGCAAAAACAGACCAAGTTGGTTTAAATAGACACATTGAGACTGCACCAATCGATTCCCGGTATTTTCAGCTATTGCTTACTAACATCTTTCGACGGTACGGGCGGCATAATTTCCAAGTCGTGAATGAAATTTCAAGCCGCACTAATGTGCTGAGACGGTGTCTTAGAATAAGACGCGAGATACGCAATGCAGCTCAATACATTGACAAAATGAGCCTGGCTAGTTCCGACGACAACTTCTGCTCCGACGATATCAAGGTCTGCACACCTCTACCACTATGGTGATGAGagaagacggagaagagaacgaagaagaaggatggAGTCTGACGGGTAAAGAGGGAGAAGGGGCTCCCATGCCCCTGTAAAGCAGCTCAAACTGATGGATATCAAACACACCCTGACGAAAAAGTATGGAATCGGAGGCAAGGGCGACAAAAAGACGCTCTACTACAATCTCTCCTTGATTCAGTGGCCGTGTTTCTGCCGGCTGGCTCTTCTACCACAACCAGTCCGTCAAGATTCCCTGCTCTTCAAGGAGCGGAAACGGTATTCAACAATCATAAGAGAATGTATCGGGGCCGTCTCTGGATTtgaagctcaaggacactGGTGGGAGACAAGCTCGAGTAGGTGACGCCACTTGCTAAGATGCTCAAGGGATCCGAGATGGTCTGCTTTTGTCAACCACACCGAGTACAAGGTGTCCCCACGTGGACGGAAAGAATGCTCTACAGGTGGCCTGATAATTTTCAGCCAGCGCCTTGCCCAGGATTGCTGAATCTATCAAGGAGGTGGCACCTAGCATAGATCTCCCAGGTTGTTGGATCGAGAGAACACGAGGACGTCTTCAACAACGAACTGGAGTTTTCTGTTCTGCGCAAGTTGACTCTCAAAAGCCTGGcgtggtggaagaagaggagagcTCGTCAACGGACTGCTGCCACTGCGAAAAGCAGACGATGGGACCTAAGCAAAGGAATAAGGAGGATAATGTCTCTTGTTACGACTCAGACGAGTCAGACTATTTTGTAGATGTTGATTCTGGTGGTAACCAGGATCTCTACGAGGAGGGTGTGATTGAAGATGAGAATGAAGTCATGGTCTTCACTCCAGAGCTACCTTTCGATACCACCATGTTCAGGGTACGAACCAACCTCGGTCGTTTCGCTTCGTCCCTTACTGACCGAAAACTCCCCAACCGCAAAGCGGACAGCAGGAAGTGTCCCATTGACACATGTCGAGAGGTGCCGCAACCAGTTGAGTGATGGTACCGCACGAGGAGTTTTAGAGCATGTGTCTTCATTAGATGCTGAAGAAGCACAGCCACCAAAGTCGCTAGTGGCCGCTACCAAAACCAGGCAAGTTGATGCAACAACGGAGTCAACCAGTAAGTGCAGTTTATCCAGTCACTACGGTTCAGCCAGATGAAAATTCAGTTATCGTCATTGACTCCAATGAGAACACACACAATCTCTGGTGAATAGCTCAATCTAGAACTCGATGGCCAACAGGACTAGTGTTGACGAACAGACTCCGCTCAGCCCCTCGTTCCAGCCTCGCACGGGTCCGTTTGTtcaacctccttggtgaACCCTGTCGACCAAAACATGATGTCCTGGAAAACTCCATCGGTCAACGAGATGCGCGAAATGGCAACTCGACATGGCCTACATCTTCTTACCCGACAGGATATGCCCTCTCTGTAGATCCTCTCTCTTGAGTAGATTTATGACATGGCGGCCCGACATGGTCTGCATGTGCTTAATACAGAGGAGATGCACAGGTTGACGGCCCAGAGTAGACCCCGTATATGCGGTACGTCGAGGTGGCCATTGTGCACACCTCATCCAGTGACTTCTATCATGCATTCGTCTTCCACTTGTAGCATCGTCTTCCACTTGTAGCATACAACCTCCAGTTTCGAACGTTTCGCACCCATCTCCATAcaacctccatcttctAGCGTTTCGCGCCGACCTCTTCGAGAGGTCCATCTCTCGCATCCCGCAGAAGTGTCTCGGCGAAAGAAACCGTTGGAGACTGTTCAGTGAGAGTATATTCCCCCTCCAAATGAGGATCTCTACTCTAGCTAATGAGAACCATCACCATGTCGGCCTTAGGAGACAAGCAATTTATTCATTTAATAGATATCCTGTGTAATACCATTATAACAGAGTAACTGAGCATGGATTTGTCGCATTCCCATTTATATTATCTTCATTCCTTTCAATAGATGACCAACTACTTATTCAAACAATCCAATGGAGCCTACAAACAGATACAACTACCTGACGAGCTTTTGGATTGCTCCCGAGTTGATTAGACGTCCTGATGAGACCAAAGACGTGGCTGAAACTCCCGTGGTAAACCCCTGGCTAGATGTTTCGCTGGGAACGGGTTCTGGGTCTCGATCTAGTCAGGGAAGTCTTGCATCTGATATTGCGCGTATCAAACCTCAGGAGATTGTCAGAGAAAAACAAATGAAGGAACTAGAGCTTGATAACGGAGAGTTTTACCCCGAGTTGGTGGGGTTGCGGTCGGCTTCTCTGTCATACTCTCAGCCTGCTATATCTACAACCGATTCCGGGTTCCAAAAACTCACATTAACGACACTCTTACCCAAGTCGATGGTCATGCTCCTACTTGCTATAGCTTTGGAGTACTCGAAATTGCATTTCCCGCTTGGACTCTCACTTTTGAGTCCCGGGCCCCAATGTCGAGCTGTCGACCGAAGATATTATCAAGAATTGAC
Encoded here:
- a CDS encoding uncharacterized protein (Converted to coding from non-coding YALI0C11099g, highly similar to uniprot|O93968 Candida boidinii Formate dehydrogenase (EC 1.2.1.2)pseudogene) → MPANVEKEIGCRQVESLEKMLSLCDAVTINCPLHTSTKGLFNKVLFSHMKDGVWLVNTARGAICVTEDIAKALKSGKIRAYGGDVWFLQPAPKYHPWRTMRNKYSGGNAMTPRISGTSIGAQGRSAEGNKKILKVFLSGKQEYRPQDIICINGHYGTKAYGHDKEHKEHQTK
- a CDS encoding uncharacterized protein (similar to Saccharomyces cerevisiae YPL276W) produces the protein MCLFKPTWSRENKRVAPQPSKHPLACKLNTSRRAPDGDHDNKKDPKSSLFLSTHKHHQYESPCPPTPAQAPWMHRERARYLRLARVTGPHSRYQLFEGQPTPFSTRRLSTPT
- a CDS encoding uncharacterized protein (Converted to coding from non-coding YALI0C11121g, similar to uniprot|Q6CF53 Yarrowia lipolytica YALI0B10197g no start); translated protein: MEPTNRYNYLTSFWIAPELIRRPDETKDVAETPVVNPWLDVSLGTGSGSRSSQGSLASDIARIKPQEIVREKQMKELELDNGEFYPELVGLRSASLSYSQPAISTTDSGFGVLEIAFPAWTLTFESRAPMSSCRPKILSRIDSRSIEALELFKFKAMRDARTKGSLLSTLNGTKTDAGHSV